The DNA region GGATGATGGGGTCTATGTTTATGTGGATATGCCTGCTCATAGCTCAAGTCCAGCTGCCAGCTCCAGTCAGGGTTGCCTCAGTGAGATGGATCCAACGGATGGGGTCGACGATGCCGACGAGGAGATGCATTGCAGCTTTAGTCagaccagcagcagcagtctCTGTGAGGAACGCTCTGATCAGCCACTCGACTTTAGCCTGCACAAGCGACGTGATCGTGGTTTGGAACCAGAACCAGAACCAGAACGCGAACAGGAACCGGAACCAGAACCAGAGCACTGTGAAATCAAAGTGAAACGTTCGCCCAGTCCCTGTGGCGGTGCATTCTCCATGGAACGTTTGCTGGGCAAACGTAAGCGTCACAATAGCAACACCTCCGCCTCTTCAACCGCCTCCGCTCCAATTGCTCCAACCAgtagcaccaccaccaactcCAACTCCTGCAATTCCGTCCCGGAGACAAGCATCAAAATGGAACTGGAGCTGGATAGCAGCGATAGCATTGATCCTAGTCCAAGCCATCTAGTTACAGCCAGTGGTGCGGCCACCTGCATGGATTTGTCGACACCGCAAATTAGaaaacatcatcaacaacacCATCATCACTTACCCAGCGAACCCAGCAATTCACCATGTGGTGGCATGCTACCACTGCCACTTGCCACCAATCTGGGCTCACATTCGCCGCCAGCGCCATCTTTGCTCTTTGGTCTCGATCTGGAGGAGCAGCATCATATACGTCTCCTGCAGACGCAAATGTTTGCCgccgctgcagctgctgctgccgtcCAACCGCCTGGCTTGACGGGCATTCCACATCCTGTGGACGCTGCCGTCGCTGCATCCTCGCCACCGCCACCAAATGCCCCACCCCCACATATGTGGAGTCTGCTCTCTGAAGTCTATCGCTCAATGTTGCTCaagacgcagcagcagcaacaacatcagcag from Drosophila willistoni isolate 14030-0811.24 chromosome XL unlocalized genomic scaffold, UCI_dwil_1.1 Seg141, whole genome shotgun sequence includes:
- the LOC6648812 gene encoding protein disconnected; this encodes MEHIMNPFMPPAYLLGHAAGPHGHVHVHGHAGHPSHPSHGGSATNSPASSPGGHSGGQSTGQSSSKPKRWGSPPINLAGQFINPATGKKRVQCSICFKTFCDKGALKIHFSAVHLREMHKCTVEGCNMVFSSRRSRNRHSANPNPKLHSPHIRRKISPHDGRTAQQFPVFPGTAARLPAAFPGLVPPPPPHHSHHHPGVAYNPAAAAVMFGNRAAGLHNLGLLTGRHEAAYNETETDDIDGDVDADGENDVDADGEDDGVYVYVDMPAHSSSPAASSSQGCLSEMDPTDGVDDADEEMHCSFSQTSSSSLCEERSDQPLDFSLHKRRDRGLEPEPEPEREQEPEPEPEHCEIKVKRSPSPCGGAFSMERLLGKRKRHNSNTSASSTASAPIAPTSSTTTNSNSCNSVPETSIKMELELDSSDSIDPSPSHLVTASGAATCMDLSTPQIRKHHQQHHHHLPSEPSNSPCGGMLPLPLATNLGSHSPPAPSLLFGLDLEEQHHIRLLQTQMFAAAAAAAAVQPPGLTGIPHPVDAAVAASSPPPPNAPPPHMWSLLSEVYRSMLLKTQQQQQHQQQQQQQQQQQQQQQQPPTNAAISV